In Crassostrea angulata isolate pt1a10 chromosome 6, ASM2561291v2, whole genome shotgun sequence, a genomic segment contains:
- the LOC128186589 gene encoding uncharacterized protein LOC128186589, whose amino-acid sequence MEFSFQIFFCSYVNWCSSCSNVKIETAVNVSTVDLSGCTDTRQYNMTVTNSDYVVLYRNSTTCCSGNLSIIYNREVRSPKVTRKGPLSEHFITAVFHPTSNSTEILKSPDTLITYKMIIVLGCAPLLVILGVCSLFYRHYRKTKSVLEQKAPDNYEDAINATEESQMTTLVGGRFLTMTNNYLDLQRTSFSPTPPSIQCQSKEYENITANAKQGNPTHC is encoded by the exons ATGGAATTCAGctttcagatatttttttgttcttacgtGAACTGGTGCAGTTCATGCTCTAACGTAAAAATAGAGACAGCAGTGAATGTGTCAACTGTAGACTTGTCTGGTTGTACAGATACAAGACAGTACAACATGACAGTGACAAACTCAGACTATGTTGTGTTGTACAGAAATTCAACCACCTGCTGCTCGGGAAATCTTTCAATTATCTACAATCGAG AAGTCAGAAGTCCCAAGGTAACCAGGAAAGGCCCCCTATCAGAGCATTTTATAACCGCAGTATTTCATCCCACTAGTAATTCTACAGAGATCCTAAAATCGCCTGATACTTTAATCACGTATAAGATGATTATAGTACTTGGATGTGCACCATTGCTAGTCATCTTGGGTGTCTGCTCTCTATTCTATAGACACTATAG AAAAACAAAGTCGGTACTGGAACAGAAg GCTCCAGACAATTATGAAGATGCTATTAACGCTACTGAAGAATCCCAAATGACAACGTTAGTTGGGGGCAGATTTTTGACAATGACAAATAACTATTTGGATTTGCAGAGGACAAGTTTTAGTCCTACACCACCATCCATTCAATGCCAATCGAAAGAATACGAAAATATAACAGCTAATGCCAAACAAGGAAATCCGACCCACTGTTAA